Genomic segment of Tursiops truncatus isolate mTurTru1 chromosome 5, mTurTru1.mat.Y, whole genome shotgun sequence:
taataatccCAGGAAAAGCATAGTGGTTCAGGTCAGGGAAGGAAAGATAAAGGATGTGAAAAATGGTCAATTATGAATATGTTTTTAAGAAAGATTCAATAGGATTTGCCAAACAATTAAATTAATTTGTTAAGTACCTATGTGTGTATGTCCACTGAAAGATACCTAGCAGAAATCATTAAGCCAGAAAAATACATGCTTCCTTAATtctactttcaaatatttattattcataatCCCCTGTAATCTATACCCACTGCTACTGCCTTGCTTTCAGGCACTATAATGACTATTTTCAGagactttttaatgttttcaaatgcattttatttcttcgATTATGCTATATTTCAATGCACAGCAGAGTACTGAAATGACAAGCTGACTTTGAGACACTTGTGTATTACAGTAACTGTGATGCTTACTCATCATTCCACTCTTTTGGGGTGGTTCTGCCAACAGGGGAGGGGTTCCATTTTATTCCAACCTGTGTGGCTGTAAACACCCACACAACAACACAGAAAGCGGTTCCACCGGCTAGTATAATATCACCATATTTGTCATGAAAATCTGGTGAGTGTTTTGAGTGGCTCTGTCTTGCCCTCATTTGCTGAATGCTTCGAATCCTGAGGCTACTTAGTGCATTTCTGACCAAGGGAAACATCATGGAGGTATGACAGAACTGCAGTTGATTGAAGCTGCTGGTCTATTCCCTTGCAAAGAAACCTGCAAAAACAAAAGATAGGCGATGACATCTGATCCACGTTTAATTCTTCTCACTTTAAAGGTTTCACCCACACCACGTCTTGCAGTGTGGCCAGGCAGGTAAGTTTTGACATCATGATGTCTGGAGTTGAGTCTTAGCTCTGCCACTGATTAGCTATGTGAACTTGCGCAGTTAGTTAACCCACTGATTAGAGAAATTTTCCATCTTGCTGAACTCCACATGACTTACTTCTACAATAAATTTTGTGTTATCTAGGAGCCTTAAGCCTATTACCCAAAGAACTGAAGCTATAGATTCTAATAACCATATGAaagcataaaaaaggaaaattcaatgGCAAACTGAGACAACAATGTCCAGCTgataaaatggctaaaatgcCAACATGCCCCACTACTCCAGTGACCTGCCTATGCCTACTATAAACTCTGGTTTCAGTCAGAATTACAAGGCATTCACAGGGTATGTCATACCACCTCCTCTTCTTCTTGctccttttctccattccttttaaCCTCCTTCCCATTTCTCATTTCTACCAGTACTTCTTGCCTTGCACTTTCCTACAGATGAAATTCTACTTGCCTTTTAAATCCCAGTCTAAAAGCCACTGTTTCTGTGAAGTCCTTTCGAAACCTCCCTAGGCTGAATAAGCCAACTCTTCTCTGAGCTTCTACACTTTTATAACCCTTCTTTCACACCATGTGACATGATGCATTCGGTTTATCattcttaaaaacaatttttttagagtagttttaggttcacaacaataTTGAATGGAAAGCACAGAGTCTCCATGTAATTCCTGACTCCATACATGCATGCCTTCTCCATTCTGTACCAGAGTaacatttgttatatttgttacaatcaatgaacctaaTTACAGTCTTTTATcatatatgtcttttgcaaatgttttcttccagctTGTGGCTTGTCTTGTCATTCTCTTGAGGAATTATCTTTACATTCTCCTCCAATAGTCTGCAAAATCTTCAAGATCAAAAGATGTAATTTTGCATACACAATAGCTGacacaaaagcaaagaaagaacatTTCTGAGCTAATCTGAAATATAAATGGACGTTGGTATCCTCATAAGAAGTTAAAACCAACTGAGAACAAGccaaaaaaatcatgaaatcgGATGTACATGTCCATAATAGccctaataattctttttttaaacagataattATACTGAACAAGAGATATAGAAGCAGAAACACATGGAGGAGTTCTTTCCGTCAACGTCTCTTCTCAGTGCAAGCTGTCAAACAGTGCTCAGTCTCTAGCAATGACATATGTTAACTGTGGCCCAAATGCAGGCAGCATGGATACAAAAGGGCCTGAGGTCAGTACTTGTAAACTTATAACTGCTCACTGAGATTTGCAAACGCAAATGATTTTATTCCCAACTTAGAAAACAAGACCCTAaggttctcttttatttcctaccAGATGGTAAAGTGGTACTTTTCATGATTGTGACAAACAGGACTAAAACAGAACCaaatgcatttcctctaaggttcCAAACATTCAAAGTTCTTTCCTGTTAGTCATGAATCTCTTCACCAAAAGGCACTACAGGTTTAATTTGAATTGAATTCAGAGAGTTGGTTGAAAGTGAAATGGATCAGAGTATGACAGGTGCAGCCTTAATCCAGTACAAAAGCACTTGTGCCACACATAGCTTTCAGTCTTTAGGAAGGCACAGAACCAGAGAATAATTTGTGATAATAGGGATCTCTTGTGGATCATCAACTCATGCCTGCTGCTTTATGACAAATTGGTTTCATTATTCCTATCCTTTCAATGTTAAGTTGAAGCTCAAATACTTTGTCTCTAGTGACAATGATCGCATCCCTTTGTAGATTAGTTCATCCTCTGGCTATTCCCATATCTGTGAACATTTTCTTTGCCATCTAAGTCTGAATTTGCTTGTACCAATGTATccattattaagaatttttttattagGAATGCCTTCTGTAGTACCTTTGatctatttttgtttataaaacacATGTAAGAGCTAGAAACCCACTGATTAGAGAAATTTTCTATCTTGCTGAACTCCACATGACTTACTTCTACAATAAATTTTGTGTTATCTAGGAGCCTTAAGCCTATTACCCAAAGAACTGAAGCTATAGATTCTAATAACCATATGAAAGCATAAAAAAGGTAAATTCAATAATATAATGCAGGTAAAGAAAATGCTTCTCAAAGTGGATGCTTTCTGATGAAAACCACCtacaaagagaaggaagaagacagaTTTCTCTAAGTAATAAGAACAAAGCAGAGGTTCTCTCATGCCTGTGGCAATAAAAGAAATATGttctgaataaatataaatagttaaAGGGAGTGAAGTAGCCTATGAGGATGAAAAGGAAAGACTGATTGTCTCATCTACTTTATACAGCAATGCTGAAGCTCAgttcaggaaaaataattaataccGGACCTGAATCTAATGGCGATAGGGAGGTATACAGATTTGAAGCTTCACTGGTAACgataataattttaaatcactaaagtccataaaaagaagtaaagcatAATGCAGGAAGGAAACTAATACTTATTATATATGCTTGTTTGCCAAACATCATGCCGGAATTTTGCACATCTGCAAAAAGAATGTGAGATggtgattatctccattttacacacaaGAACAAATGACAAGATGTGAACTCAAGTCCTATGATTCTAAATCCAGTGCATTTTTCAACTATGTCATGTTTTCTTAAAGTATATTCAATTCTAAGcattggaaacaaacaaacatacaaagaaacaaaaagcaatgtGGTTACCAGAGATGGGTCTTTAGTTGAAAATGTTTCACTTCAGTTTACTATATATTTATGGAGTGACTACTGGCATGGCAGGGCCTGGTCTGGGTGCTATTGGTACCACCCCTACTCTTATGGTAGTTCATGGTAGAGGGAGGGGATGGATAGAGCACTGTTATAAGGGAGGAGACAAGGCTACAGAAGAGCACAGGGTGCCCTTAATCCACAGAAGAGAGGTACATTTCAACCTGGGGTTCTAGGAATGGTTTTACAGGAAATGACACCTAGGTTAGATCTTGAAGGATGATTaagaaacataaaacacaaaactggtggggaaaaaaacacgTAGACCAAGTAGCACAAGCGAAAGCACAGACAGCTGAAATAGTATGGGGGCAGGGCAGCCTGATGAGCTCAGTAACACTAAGTAATAAGTGCTGAAGCAGCAAATGCCCACAGATGAGCCTGGAGGGATGAGAAAAGGACCACAACAGACACTGAGGACTTCATATGCCTTGCTGTGGCATCTGGACTCGATTCTGTAAGTCAGTGTTTCCTGTTGTTGAGAAAACCATGCTCAAACTCAAAGCCTTTTATGTGAGTTAACAAAGAGAATTCTTAATTCTGTGATTTTTCCCTTCacaataatataaagaaatacaagaaaataatattcaaCTATTCTTTGTTGAATAGtttgattcatttttaatttgaaaatttgttttgGTTTCATAGTTGTGTTAAGCTTTAAGCATAAAGAGGATGAATTTGATTTTATGTTTACACATATATAAGTGATTTTATAATCAAATAATTTAAGATGATACAAGTTGAGATGAAATAATGTTTCCTCTTTAAAAAGATGCCATatgtatacccagagaaaaccataattcaaaaagacacatgtatcccaatgttcattgcagcactatttacaatcgccaggacatggaagcaacctaaatgcccatcaacagacgaatggataaagaagatgtggcacgtatatacaatggaatattactcagccataaaaaggaacgaaattgaatcatttgtagagacgtggatggatctagagactgtcatacagagtgaagtaagtcagaaagagaaaaacaaatatcatatattaacgcatat
This window contains:
- the COX7B2 gene encoding cytochrome c oxidase subunit 7B2, mitochondrial, translating into MMFPLVRNALSSLRIRSIQQMRARQSHSKHSPDFHDKYGDIILAGGTAFCVVVWVFTATQVGIKWNPSPVGRTTPKEWNDE